In Phacochoerus africanus isolate WHEZ1 chromosome 2, ROS_Pafr_v1, whole genome shotgun sequence, one DNA window encodes the following:
- the VNN2 gene encoding pantetheine hydrolase VNN2, translating into MIASSFQTTLAVFALIILHIRALDTFKAAVYEHAVILPNDTKTPVSWDDALLLMNKNMDILERAIKQAAEQGAQIIVTAEDALYGWKFTRETIFPYLEDVPDPQKNWIPCQDPHRFGHTPVQVRLSCLAKNNSIYVLANIGDKMPCNSHDSKCPSNGYYQYNTNVVYDSEGKLVARYHKYHLYHELQFDVPEKPEVVTFNTPFGKFGIFTCFDILFRDPAVTLVQDFHVDTILFPAAWMNVLPLLTAIEFHSAWAMGMRVNLLAANIHHVRLNMTGSGIYAPHSPKVYHYDMETDLGKILLAEVDAHPRTSPTYPTAVNWSAYTLSIQPFPILQNSFRGFISRDEFHFTELSESSGNLTVCHKELCCHLSYRMLAKEENEVYVLGAFTGLHGRRRREYWQVCTMLKCKSTNLTTCGQPVETALTRFELFSLSGTFGTEYVFPEVLLTKINLAPGKFEVLKDGRLVNKNGTSEPILGVSLFGRWYIRDVPLSISGGPAPQQKMYLIISALLMIIALQNIAMV; encoded by the exons ATGATCGCTTCCTCTTTTCAAACCACGTTGGCAGTTTTTGCCCTAATTATCCTGCATATCCGTGCACTGGATACTTTTAAGGCTGCTGTATATGAACATGCTGTCATCCTGCCAAATGACACAAAAACACCTGTTTCTTGGGATGATGCTTTGCTCCTCATGAACAAGAATATGGATATTCTGGAGAGAGCAATTAAGCAGGCAGCTGAGCAG GGTGCTCAAATCATTGTGACTGCAGAAGATGCACTTTATGGATGGAAATTTACCAGGGAAACCATTTTTCCCTATCTGGAGGATGTCCCAGATCCTCAGAAGAACTGGATTCCATGTCAAGACCCCCACAG ATTTGGTCACACACCAGTGCAAGTAAGACTCAGCTGCCTGGCCAAGAATAACTCCATCTATGTCTTGGCGAATATTGGAGACAAAATGCCCTGTAATTCCCATGATTCCAAATGTCCTTCTAATGGCTATTATCAATACAACACCAACGTGGTATATGATTCAGAGGGAAAGCTGGTGGCACGTTACCATAAG TACCACCTCTACCATGAGCTTCAGTTTGATGTCCCTGAAAAGCCAGAGGTGGTGACTTTCAACACCCCTTTTGGAAAGTTCGGCATTTTCACGTGCTTCGATATTCTCTTCCGTGATCCTGCTGTGACGCTAGTGCAAGATTTCCACGTGGACACCATATTGTTTCCGGCAGCTTGGATGAATGTTTTGCCCCTTTTGACAGCTATTGAATTCCATTCGGCTTGGGCAATGGGCATGAGAGTTAATCTTCTTGCAGCCAACATACATCATGTCCGCCTAAATATGACAG GCAGTGGTATCTATGCTCCACATTCTCCCAAAGTATACCATTATGACATGGAAACGGACTTGGGAAAAATCCTCCTTGCGGAGGTGGATGCGCATCCCCGCACCTCCCCGACCTACCCAACAGCCGTGAACTGGAGTGCCTACACCCTAAGCATCCAGCCGTTCCCAATACTGCAAAACTCCTTCAGGGGATTCATTTCCCGGGACGAGTTCCACTTCACAGAACTCTCTGAAAGTTCGGGAAACCTTACGGTCTGTCATAAAGAGCTCTGCTGTCATTTAAGCTACAGAATGCTAGCGAAGGAGGAGAATGAAGTGTATGTTCTAGGAGCTTTTACGGGACTTCATGGCCGAAGGAGAAGAGAGTATTGGCAG GTATGCACAATGTTGAAATGCAAATCTACTAATCTGACAACTTGCGGACAGCCTGTAGAAACTGCTCTGACGAGATTTGAGTTGTTCTCTCTAAGTGGTACATTTGGAACAGAGTATGTTTTTCCCGAAGTGCTCCTTACTAAAATCAATCTGGCACCTGGAAAATTTGAG GTACTAAAAGATGGGCGTTTGGTAAACAAGAACGGAACATCTGAGCCTATCCTAGGAGTGTCACTGTTTGGGAGATGGTACATTAGGGATGTACCACTTTCCATCTCGGGAGGACCAGCACCTCAGCAAAAAATGTACCTGATAATTTCCGCATTATTAATGATCATAGCTTTGCAAAATATTGCCATGGTATAG
- the SLC18B1 gene encoding MFS-type transporter SLC18B1 isoform X3 produces MIFGCYAFFDLLASLVFGKYLVHIGAKFMFVAGMFVSGGVTVLFGVLDQVPEGPVFIAMCFLVRITDAISFSAAITASSSILAKAFPNNVATVMGTLEIFSGLGLVLGPPLGGFLYQSFGYEVPFIFLGCIVLLMVPLNMCILPNYESDPGKHSFWKLITLPKVAFLSFVITSLSSCFGFLDPTLSLFVLEKFHLPAGYVGLVFLGLALSYTISSPLMGLLSDKMPHLRKWLLVFGNLITAGCYMFLGPAPVLHMKSQLWLLVLILVINGVSAGMSLIPTFPEILSCAYENGFEEGLSTLGLVSGLFGAMWSVGAFAGPTVGGILYEKIGFEWAAAVQGLWALTSGLLMGVFYLVEHSRRRRRSKFENVLGTEEERTALLPGET; encoded by the exons ATGATCTTTGGATGTTATGCTTTTTTCGACTTGCTAGCCTCTTTGGTATTTGGAAAATAT CTTGTACACATTGGAGCAAAATTTATGTTTGTAGCAGGAATGTTTGTCTCAGGAGGAGTTACAGTGCTCTTTGG tGTATTGGACCAAGTACCAGAAGGACCAGTGTTTATTGCTATGTGCTTTCTAGTGAGAATAACCGACGCAATAAGTTTTTCTGCAGCAATAACTGCATCATCTTCTATCCTCGCAAAGGCTTTTCCAAATAACGTGGCTACAGTAATG ggAACTCTTGAGATTTTTTCTGGACTGGGATTAGTGCTAGGGCCTCCTTTGGGTGGCTTCTTATATCAGTCCTTTGGCTATGAAGTGCCTTTCATTTTTCTGGGATGCATAGTTCTCCTGATGGTACCCCTCAACATGTGTATTTTACCTAATTATG AGTCTGATCCAGGGAAACACTCCTTCTGGAAACTCATCACTTTACCCAAGGTGGCCTTTTTATCCTTCGTCATCACCTCACTCAGCTCGTGCTTTGGCTTCCTTGATCCGACCCTGTCCCTCTTTGTTTTGGAGAAG TTTCATTTACCAGCTGGATACGTGGGACTGGTATTTCTGGGTTTGGCGCTGTCCTACACCATTTCTTCACCGCTGATGGGCCTACTCAGTGATAAAATGCCA CATCTAAGGAAATGGCTTCTAGTTTTTGGAAACTTAATCACAGCAGGATGCTACATGTTCTTAGGACCTGCTCCAGTCTTGCACATgaagag TCAGCTCTGGCTGCTGGTGCTGATACTAGTCATAAATGGTGTCTCTGCTGGAATGAGTTTAATTCCAACTTTCCCGGAGATTCTCAGCTGCGCTTA TGAAAATGGGTTTGAAGAAGGATTAAGTACCTTGGGACTTGTGTCAGGTCTCTTTGGTGCAATGTGGTCAGTGGG TGCTTTTGCAGGACCAACGGTGGGGGGAATTCTGTATGAAAAAATTGGTTTTGAATGGGCAGCTGCAGTACAAGGGCTCTGGGCTCTGACAAGT GGACTCCTAATGGGAGTGTTTTACCTAGTGGAGCActcaaggagaaggaggag ATCTAAATTTGAAAATGTCCTCGGCACAGAGGAGGAACGGACTGCTCTCCTGCCAGGTGAAACATAG
- the SLC18B1 gene encoding MFS-type transporter SLC18B1 isoform X1 — translation MDAPGDPEGPRPPGGDGPPGSARETPSRLSREQIFVLISAASINLGSMMCYSILGPFFPKEAEKKGASNTVIGMIFGCYAFFDLLASLVFGKYLVHIGAKFMFVAGMFVSGGVTVLFGVLDQVPEGPVFIAMCFLVRITDAISFSAAITASSSILAKAFPNNVATVMGTLEIFSGLGLVLGPPLGGFLYQSFGYEVPFIFLGCIVLLMVPLNMCILPNYESDPGKHSFWKLITLPKVAFLSFVITSLSSCFGFLDPTLSLFVLEKFHLPAGYVGLVFLGLALSYTISSPLMGLLSDKMPHLRKWLLVFGNLITAGCYMFLGPAPVLHMKSQLWLLVLILVINGVSAGMSLIPTFPEILSCAYENGFEEGLSTLGLVSGLFGAMWSVGAFAGPTVGGILYEKIGFEWAAAVQGLWALTSGLLMGVFYLVEHSRRRRRSKFENVLGTEEERTALLPGET, via the exons ATGGACGCGCCGGGGGACCCCGAAGGCCCACGCCCCCCAGGAG GTGATGGTCCTCCAGGAAGTGCAAGGGAGACACCCAGCCGGCTTTCGAGAGAGCAGATTTTTGTGCTGATATCAGCAGCTTCCATTAACTTAGGTTCCATGATGTGCTATTCTATCCTTGGACCCTTTTTCCCCAAGGAG gcTGAAAAGAAAGGAGCCAGCAACACAGTTATTGGTATGATCTTTGGATGTTATGCTTTTTTCGACTTGCTAGCCTCTTTGGTATTTGGAAAATAT CTTGTACACATTGGAGCAAAATTTATGTTTGTAGCAGGAATGTTTGTCTCAGGAGGAGTTACAGTGCTCTTTGG tGTATTGGACCAAGTACCAGAAGGACCAGTGTTTATTGCTATGTGCTTTCTAGTGAGAATAACCGACGCAATAAGTTTTTCTGCAGCAATAACTGCATCATCTTCTATCCTCGCAAAGGCTTTTCCAAATAACGTGGCTACAGTAATG ggAACTCTTGAGATTTTTTCTGGACTGGGATTAGTGCTAGGGCCTCCTTTGGGTGGCTTCTTATATCAGTCCTTTGGCTATGAAGTGCCTTTCATTTTTCTGGGATGCATAGTTCTCCTGATGGTACCCCTCAACATGTGTATTTTACCTAATTATG AGTCTGATCCAGGGAAACACTCCTTCTGGAAACTCATCACTTTACCCAAGGTGGCCTTTTTATCCTTCGTCATCACCTCACTCAGCTCGTGCTTTGGCTTCCTTGATCCGACCCTGTCCCTCTTTGTTTTGGAGAAG TTTCATTTACCAGCTGGATACGTGGGACTGGTATTTCTGGGTTTGGCGCTGTCCTACACCATTTCTTCACCGCTGATGGGCCTACTCAGTGATAAAATGCCA CATCTAAGGAAATGGCTTCTAGTTTTTGGAAACTTAATCACAGCAGGATGCTACATGTTCTTAGGACCTGCTCCAGTCTTGCACATgaagag TCAGCTCTGGCTGCTGGTGCTGATACTAGTCATAAATGGTGTCTCTGCTGGAATGAGTTTAATTCCAACTTTCCCGGAGATTCTCAGCTGCGCTTA TGAAAATGGGTTTGAAGAAGGATTAAGTACCTTGGGACTTGTGTCAGGTCTCTTTGGTGCAATGTGGTCAGTGGG TGCTTTTGCAGGACCAACGGTGGGGGGAATTCTGTATGAAAAAATTGGTTTTGAATGGGCAGCTGCAGTACAAGGGCTCTGGGCTCTGACAAGT GGACTCCTAATGGGAGTGTTTTACCTAGTGGAGCActcaaggagaaggaggag ATCTAAATTTGAAAATGTCCTCGGCACAGAGGAGGAACGGACTGCTCTCCTGCCAGGTGAAACATAG
- the SLC18B1 gene encoding MFS-type transporter SLC18B1 isoform X2, with protein sequence MMCYSILGPFFPKEAEKKGASNTVIGMIFGCYAFFDLLASLVFGKYLVHIGAKFMFVAGMFVSGGVTVLFGVLDQVPEGPVFIAMCFLVRITDAISFSAAITASSSILAKAFPNNVATVMGTLEIFSGLGLVLGPPLGGFLYQSFGYEVPFIFLGCIVLLMVPLNMCILPNYESDPGKHSFWKLITLPKVAFLSFVITSLSSCFGFLDPTLSLFVLEKFHLPAGYVGLVFLGLALSYTISSPLMGLLSDKMPHLRKWLLVFGNLITAGCYMFLGPAPVLHMKSQLWLLVLILVINGVSAGMSLIPTFPEILSCAYENGFEEGLSTLGLVSGLFGAMWSVGAFAGPTVGGILYEKIGFEWAAAVQGLWALTSGLLMGVFYLVEHSRRRRRSKFENVLGTEEERTALLPGET encoded by the exons ATGATGTGCTATTCTATCCTTGGACCCTTTTTCCCCAAGGAG gcTGAAAAGAAAGGAGCCAGCAACACAGTTATTGGTATGATCTTTGGATGTTATGCTTTTTTCGACTTGCTAGCCTCTTTGGTATTTGGAAAATAT CTTGTACACATTGGAGCAAAATTTATGTTTGTAGCAGGAATGTTTGTCTCAGGAGGAGTTACAGTGCTCTTTGG tGTATTGGACCAAGTACCAGAAGGACCAGTGTTTATTGCTATGTGCTTTCTAGTGAGAATAACCGACGCAATAAGTTTTTCTGCAGCAATAACTGCATCATCTTCTATCCTCGCAAAGGCTTTTCCAAATAACGTGGCTACAGTAATG ggAACTCTTGAGATTTTTTCTGGACTGGGATTAGTGCTAGGGCCTCCTTTGGGTGGCTTCTTATATCAGTCCTTTGGCTATGAAGTGCCTTTCATTTTTCTGGGATGCATAGTTCTCCTGATGGTACCCCTCAACATGTGTATTTTACCTAATTATG AGTCTGATCCAGGGAAACACTCCTTCTGGAAACTCATCACTTTACCCAAGGTGGCCTTTTTATCCTTCGTCATCACCTCACTCAGCTCGTGCTTTGGCTTCCTTGATCCGACCCTGTCCCTCTTTGTTTTGGAGAAG TTTCATTTACCAGCTGGATACGTGGGACTGGTATTTCTGGGTTTGGCGCTGTCCTACACCATTTCTTCACCGCTGATGGGCCTACTCAGTGATAAAATGCCA CATCTAAGGAAATGGCTTCTAGTTTTTGGAAACTTAATCACAGCAGGATGCTACATGTTCTTAGGACCTGCTCCAGTCTTGCACATgaagag TCAGCTCTGGCTGCTGGTGCTGATACTAGTCATAAATGGTGTCTCTGCTGGAATGAGTTTAATTCCAACTTTCCCGGAGATTCTCAGCTGCGCTTA TGAAAATGGGTTTGAAGAAGGATTAAGTACCTTGGGACTTGTGTCAGGTCTCTTTGGTGCAATGTGGTCAGTGGG TGCTTTTGCAGGACCAACGGTGGGGGGAATTCTGTATGAAAAAATTGGTTTTGAATGGGCAGCTGCAGTACAAGGGCTCTGGGCTCTGACAAGT GGACTCCTAATGGGAGTGTTTTACCTAGTGGAGCActcaaggagaaggaggag ATCTAAATTTGAAAATGTCCTCGGCACAGAGGAGGAACGGACTGCTCTCCTGCCAGGTGAAACATAG